In the genome of Flavivirga spongiicola, one region contains:
- a CDS encoding TRAP transporter small permease, with product MEIRKKIDKILGNTLVFIMAVMVINVLWQVFTRFIVGTPSSFTDELARYLMIWVGVLGAAYISGKKMHVAIDLIPRKLNKANQIKLKIVVNILIIIFCLGALVVGGARLVYITLILEQYSPALQIPLALVYLVIPISGLLIIFYKISDILNKQLL from the coding sequence ATGGAGATAAGAAAGAAAATAGATAAAATTCTGGGTAATACTTTAGTTTTCATTATGGCTGTTATGGTTATAAATGTACTATGGCAAGTGTTTACCAGATTTATAGTAGGAACACCAAGTTCGTTTACCGATGAACTGGCTAGATATTTAATGATTTGGGTTGGTGTATTAGGAGCCGCTTATATTTCGGGAAAAAAAATGCATGTGGCTATAGATTTAATTCCTAGAAAACTTAATAAAGCAAACCAGATCAAGTTAAAGATCGTTGTAAATATTCTTATCATAATTTTTTGTTTAGGAGCACTTGTTGTAGGAGGAGCCAGATTGGTTTACATTACTCTTATATTAGAACAATACTCTCCTGCATTACAAATTCCACTAGCATTAGTTTATTTAGTGATTCCTATTAGTGGGCTGTTAATTATTTTTTATAAAATTTCAGACATTCTTAACAAACAATTACTCTAA
- a CDS encoding TRAP transporter large permease, translating to MEYIPVIILVLSFISLLLIGVPVAWSIAMSSLLTMMASFPVLPALTTVSQRIGTGLDSFALLAIPFFILSGQLMNKGGIAHRLIAFAKTLVGALPGGLALINVISAMLMGAIAGSAMASASAMGSILGPEMEKEGYSKEFGAAVNITSSTIGLVIPPSNVLIVYSLASGGVSIAALFLAGYIPGILTGLFLMIVASFWAKKKKYKVGKRSSIKEVVKTFIAAFPSLMLLVVVIGGIVTGIFTATEASAIAVLYTLVLAFWYKEIFIKNLPQIFLDSCGTTAIVMLLIGASMSMSWIMSYENIPQDISNLLLGVSDNPIIVLLIINLLLLFVGIFMDMTPAVLIFTPIFLPIITKLGMDPVQFGIVMVLNLCIGLCTPPVGSVLFVGVGIANTTIEKVVKPLLPLFVSMIIALFLITYFPELSLWLPRLFGL from the coding sequence ATGGAATATATACCAGTCATCATTTTAGTTTTAAGTTTTATTAGTTTATTGTTAATTGGAGTGCCAGTAGCTTGGAGTATCGCCATGTCATCATTATTAACTATGATGGCTAGCTTTCCGGTATTACCGGCGTTAACAACTGTTTCTCAAAGAATAGGTACTGGTCTCGATAGTTTTGCATTACTGGCGATTCCATTTTTTATACTCTCGGGACAACTCATGAACAAAGGTGGTATAGCCCACCGTTTAATAGCTTTTGCTAAAACTTTAGTAGGTGCTCTTCCGGGTGGATTAGCTTTAATAAATGTCATTTCGGCCATGCTTATGGGGGCTATTGCTGGCTCGGCTATGGCATCAGCTTCTGCTATGGGGAGTATATTGGGTCCAGAAATGGAAAAGGAAGGTTATTCTAAAGAATTTGGAGCGGCTGTAAATATTACATCTTCTACTATAGGGCTTGTTATTCCTCCAAGCAATGTATTGATCGTATATTCTTTGGCTAGCGGTGGTGTGTCTATTGCAGCATTATTTCTTGCAGGGTATATTCCCGGAATCTTAACTGGTTTATTTTTAATGATAGTCGCCTCTTTTTGGGCTAAAAAGAAAAAATATAAAGTAGGGAAACGTAGTTCTATAAAAGAAGTCGTAAAAACATTCATAGCAGCTTTTCCCAGTTTAATGCTTTTAGTGGTTGTTATAGGTGGCATTGTTACTGGAATTTTTACGGCTACAGAGGCTTCTGCCATTGCGGTACTTTACACATTAGTTCTTGCGTTTTGGTACAAAGAAATCTTCATTAAAAATCTGCCTCAAATATTTTTAGACTCTTGCGGTACTACAGCTATTGTTATGCTATTAATAGGCGCATCCATGAGTATGTCATGGATTATGAGTTATGAAAATATCCCTCAGGATATTTCTAACTTACTTTTAGGAGTTAGTGATAATCCCATTATCGTTTTATTAATCATTAACTTATTGCTCTTATTTGTGGGTATATTTATGGATATGACACCTGCTGTTTTGATTTTTACGCCTATATTTCTGCCAATCATTACAAAATTAGGCATGGATCCTGTGCAATTTGGAATTGTGATGGTTTTAAATTTGTGTATAGGGCTTTGTACACCACCCGTCGGCTCTGTCTTATTTGTTGGCGTCGGGATTGCCAATACGACTATAGAAAAAGTGGTAAAACCTTTATTGCCCCTTTTTGTATCTATGATTATAGCGTTGTTTCTGATCACTTATTTCCCAGAATTAAGTTTATGGTTACCTCGATTATTTGGGTTATAG
- a CDS encoding DUF7151 family protein, whose translation MKRVKLFYLITIVLFISCEGEEGTQGLQGNDGINSLINISDEISGSNCENGGLRVEAGLDSNSNGILENNEIQNTKYVCNGINGSNSLITVISEPKGQNCENGGIRINSGIDANNNNILDESEIMSSAYICNGIDGNISLTKISNEDSGVNCENGGLKIYYGIDSNNDGVLNDNEVQYTTYTCNGLNGNLSLTNITDEAEGTICENGGVKIESGVDSNRNELLDENEINITKYVCNGIDGVINEEIRLKVADGIGSTANTSSSIPIIVAGITFNKSNFENVGSIFFESDPYVGNSSNYASLELYNITDNVAISNTLIRTNNTFNIKENLITDNIIDNLPENEIVLGIRLSSEIDGEFSASGIPYLVIKRSN comes from the coding sequence ATGAAAAGAGTAAAGCTTTTTTATTTAATTACAATAGTATTATTTATAAGCTGTGAAGGAGAAGAAGGGACTCAAGGTTTACAAGGGAATGACGGAATAAATAGTTTAATAAATATTTCTGATGAAATAAGTGGAAGTAATTGTGAAAATGGCGGTTTAAGAGTTGAAGCTGGTCTAGATAGTAATTCCAATGGAATACTTGAAAACAATGAAATTCAAAACACAAAATATGTTTGTAACGGAATTAATGGAAGTAATAGTCTTATAACAGTTATCTCAGAACCTAAAGGGCAAAACTGTGAAAACGGAGGTATAAGAATTAATTCAGGTATAGATGCTAATAATAATAACATTTTGGATGAAAGTGAGATTATGTCCTCTGCATATATATGTAACGGAATTGATGGCAATATCAGTTTAACAAAAATTTCCAATGAAGATTCAGGTGTAAACTGTGAAAATGGCGGTTTAAAAATATACTATGGAATAGATTCAAATAATGACGGTGTATTAAATGATAATGAAGTTCAATACACAACTTATACATGCAACGGGTTAAATGGTAATTTAAGTCTTACTAATATTACTGATGAAGCAGAAGGAACGATATGTGAAAATGGTGGAGTTAAAATCGAATCTGGAGTTGATTCAAATAGAAATGAATTATTAGACGAAAACGAAATAAACATAACTAAATACGTCTGCAATGGAATTGATGGTGTAATAAATGAAGAAATAAGGTTGAAAGTTGCGGATGGTATAGGGTCTACTGCAAATACTTCTAGCTCCATTCCTATAATTGTCGCAGGAATAACATTTAATAAAAGTAATTTTGAAAATGTTGGTTCTATATTTTTTGAATCTGACCCTTATGTTGGTAATAGTAGTAATTATGCATCACTTGAACTTTACAATATCACTGACAATGTAGCAATATCTAATACATTAATAAGAACAAATAATACTTTTAATATAAAAGAAAATTTAATCACAGATAACATTATTGACAATCTTCCAGAAAATGAAATTGTCTTGGGAATAAGATTAAGCTCAGAAATTGATGGAGAATTTTCTGCTAGTGGAATCCCGTACCTAGTCATAAAAAGAAGTAATTAA
- the thiH gene encoding 2-iminoacetate synthase ThiH has protein sequence MSFKDTFEKYDWSVLEKEIYEVTPQEVEKVLLKDKIELEDFKKLISPAAKPYIEQMAQRSNAITRKRFGNTIQMYIPMYLSNECQNICTYCGFSMNNGIRRKTLSDAEILKEVTHIKKLGYDHILLVTGEANKTVGVPYIKHAIDLIRSQFSNISIEVQPLHQQEYETLISSGLYAVLVYQETYHKATYKTHHPKGKKSNFDYRLDTPDRLGKAGIHKIGLGALFGLEDWRVDSFYTALHLKYLQKTYWKTKYSISFPRLRPHQGGLDPKVEMTDTDLVQLICAYRLLDEDVELSLSTRESETFRNHCIHLGITSISAESKTNPGGYSVESESLEQFEISDERTTDQIKQMIQSQGYEVVWKDWSKSYVSVD, from the coding sequence ATGTCCTTTAAAGATACATTTGAAAAATACGATTGGTCTGTTTTAGAAAAAGAGATTTACGAAGTGACTCCTCAGGAAGTTGAAAAAGTCCTTCTCAAAGATAAAATTGAGTTAGAAGACTTTAAAAAACTAATCTCTCCGGCTGCTAAACCCTATATAGAACAAATGGCACAACGCAGTAATGCCATTACTCGGAAACGTTTTGGGAATACGATTCAAATGTATATTCCCATGTATCTATCTAATGAATGTCAAAATATCTGTACTTACTGTGGATTTAGCATGAATAATGGTATTAGAAGGAAAACCTTGAGTGATGCTGAAATATTAAAGGAAGTTACCCACATTAAAAAATTGGGGTACGATCATATTCTTCTCGTAACAGGAGAGGCCAACAAAACTGTTGGAGTACCGTACATAAAACATGCTATAGACCTGATTCGATCCCAATTCTCAAATATTAGCATCGAAGTACAACCTTTACATCAACAAGAATACGAAACCTTAATTAGCTCGGGTTTGTATGCAGTTTTAGTATATCAAGAAACTTATCATAAAGCCACCTATAAAACACATCACCCAAAAGGTAAAAAATCGAATTTTGATTACCGATTAGATACCCCCGACCGATTAGGTAAAGCTGGCATTCATAAAATTGGTCTGGGCGCTCTTTTTGGTCTTGAAGATTGGCGTGTGGATAGCTTTTACACCGCTTTGCATTTAAAATATCTGCAAAAAACATATTGGAAAACAAAATATTCTATCTCTTTTCCCAGGCTTAGACCTCATCAAGGCGGATTAGACCCAAAAGTAGAAATGACCGATACGGATTTAGTACAACTAATTTGTGCCTATAGATTACTGGATGAAGACGTTGAATTGTCATTATCTACTCGTGAAAGTGAAACCTTTAGAAATCATTGTATTCATTTAGGCATTACGTCTATTAGCGCAGAATCCAAGACGAATCCGGGAGGCTATAGTGTAGAATCTGAATCACTTGAGCAATTTGAAATTTCTGATGAACGTACTACCGATCAAATTAAACAAATGATTCAATCTCAAGGTTATGAGGTTGTCTGGAAAGATTGGTCAAAGTCTTATGTTTCTGTTGACTAA
- a CDS encoding thiazole synthase, producing MTTDILKIADKTFKSRLFTGTGKFSSTNKMREAILASESELVTVALKRVDLEKESDDMLVHLNGSQINLLPNTSGVRTAKEAIFAAELAREALQTNWVKLEIHPDPKYLLPDPIETLKAAEELVKLGFVVMPYIHADPVLCKRLEDVGVPCVMPLGAPIGSNKGIKTLDFLEIIIEQSKVPVIVDAGIGAPSHAAFAMELGADAVLVNTAIAVSQNPVDMGIAFKMAVEAGRMAYNAKLAPIKNRAEASSPLTSFLNDIN from the coding sequence ATGACAACGGATATACTTAAAATAGCTGACAAGACTTTTAAGTCGAGATTATTCACCGGAACAGGTAAATTTAGTAGCACAAATAAAATGCGCGAAGCCATATTAGCTTCGGAAAGCGAGTTGGTTACAGTAGCATTGAAACGCGTTGATTTAGAAAAGGAATCGGACGATATGCTTGTTCATTTAAACGGAAGCCAAATTAATTTGCTTCCAAATACGTCTGGCGTAAGAACCGCAAAAGAAGCTATATTTGCTGCCGAATTGGCCAGAGAAGCCCTTCAGACCAATTGGGTAAAACTGGAAATACACCCAGATCCCAAGTACCTCCTTCCCGACCCTATTGAGACTTTAAAAGCTGCTGAAGAATTGGTAAAACTCGGATTTGTAGTGATGCCATATATCCATGCAGATCCGGTATTATGTAAACGGTTAGAAGATGTAGGTGTACCATGCGTGATGCCATTAGGTGCACCCATTGGAAGTAATAAAGGCATTAAAACTTTAGATTTTTTGGAAATCATTATTGAACAAAGTAAAGTTCCTGTCATAGTTGATGCTGGTATTGGTGCCCCGTCTCATGCGGCATTTGCCATGGAATTAGGGGCTGATGCCGTTTTAGTAAATACTGCCATTGCCGTATCTCAAAACCCTGTAGACATGGGAATCGCTTTTAAAATGGCTGTTGAAGCTGGTAGAATGGCTTATAACGCGAAACTAGCTCCCATTAAAAACCGGGCTGAAGCAAGTAGTCCACTAACCTCTTTTTTAAATGATATAAATTAA
- the thiE gene encoding thiamine phosphate synthase: MIPKIHYISQGNTTKEHLENIQKACTSGIELVQLRLKNLSEKKILKIAEEAREITGHYQTRLIINDHYKIAKKVKADGVHLGKNDTSPTIAKKYLESWQVIGGTANTLEDCEALIEKKVDYIGLGPFRFTTTKDHLSPILGANGYLAILEALQTNTPIIAIGGITIKDVPDILKTGVYGIAASGEITKNFNKISQFNKLLNSSSAQEQVWNPNQKI; this comes from the coding sequence ATGATTCCAAAAATACATTACATATCACAAGGAAATACCACAAAGGAACATCTTGAAAACATCCAAAAAGCATGTACTTCTGGAATAGAATTAGTACAGCTGCGTTTAAAGAATTTGTCCGAAAAAAAGATTTTAAAAATTGCCGAAGAAGCCAGAGAAATTACTGGGCACTATCAAACACGTTTAATTATTAATGATCATTATAAAATTGCAAAAAAGGTAAAAGCAGATGGCGTGCATTTGGGAAAAAATGACACCTCTCCAACTATTGCAAAAAAATATTTAGAATCCTGGCAAGTTATTGGAGGTACAGCCAATACACTTGAAGACTGTGAAGCATTAATCGAAAAAAAAGTAGATTATATAGGTCTGGGACCTTTTCGTTTTACAACTACCAAAGACCATTTAAGTCCCATTTTAGGAGCAAACGGTTACCTAGCCATTCTTGAAGCATTACAAACAAACACTCCGATTATTGCCATTGGTGGTATCACCATAAAAGATGTTCCTGACATTTTAAAAACGGGCGTTTACGGTATTGCAGCTTCAGGAGAAATTACCAAAAACTTTAATAAAATTAGTCAATTCAACAAACTTTTAAACAGCTCTTCAGCGCAAGAACAGGTTTGGAATCCAAATCAAAAAATATAA
- a CDS encoding hydroxymethylpyrimidine/phosphomethylpyrimidine kinase yields the protein MNDNKYILTIAGHDPSGGAGLTSDIKTFEAHGLHGLSVCTAITIQNDIDFKQCVWTEVNLIMAQLEILFERFDIHVVKIGIVESWKTLDLILNKLHLLSADIKIVLDPIIKASAGFDFHETESQDLLDNIWKQCFIVTPNYDEIQILYPKLTIENTIEHISRTSNIYLKGGHRNDKKGWDTLHHSRIVMVNIPPNTDKVYEKHGSGCVLSASLASHLALHIELEDAAKNAKQYTEQFLNSNDSLLGKHKYTPQYLTPNT from the coding sequence ATGAATGACAATAAATATATATTAACTATAGCTGGCCATGATCCCTCGGGAGGAGCAGGATTAACATCAGACATCAAAACGTTTGAGGCGCATGGGTTGCATGGTTTATCCGTTTGTACAGCTATTACCATTCAAAATGATATTGATTTTAAACAATGTGTTTGGACAGAAGTTAATCTAATTATGGCTCAATTAGAAATCTTATTTGAGCGCTTTGATATCCATGTCGTAAAAATAGGCATTGTAGAATCCTGGAAAACATTAGACCTTATTTTAAACAAATTACATCTATTAAGTGCGGATATCAAAATTGTTTTGGATCCAATCATTAAAGCAAGTGCTGGTTTTGATTTTCACGAAACCGAAAGCCAGGATTTACTAGACAACATATGGAAACAATGTTTTATTGTCACGCCTAACTATGATGAAATTCAAATTTTGTATCCGAAATTAACGATTGAAAATACGATTGAACATATTTCCAGAACCTCCAATATTTATTTAAAAGGCGGACATCGAAATGACAAAAAAGGTTGGGATACCTTGCACCACAGCAGAATCGTCATGGTAAACATACCTCCAAATACTGATAAAGTTTATGAAAAACACGGAAGTGGTTGTGTGTTATCGGCTTCACTGGCTAGTCATTTAGCATTACATATAGAATTGGAAGATGCTGCTAAAAATGCAAAACAGTACACAGAACAGTTTTTAAATTCTAATGACAGTTTATTAGGAAAGCACAAATACACCCCCCAATACCTAACACCTAATACCTAG
- a CDS encoding thiamine phosphate synthase, whose protein sequence is MIVLIAPEKDIHREILILNQLFEAGLEYYHLRKPEKNYQEHCDYLNQIDVKYHNRIVVHYFHELINTYNLKGIHFQEQKRRDHIDNPGHYFKELNMFGKTISSSFHEPDDLNNCEFEFDYHLLSPVFSSISKEGYKGRGFDVNHIDKRIIGMGGVTTDNLSEFNKLGFNGVGVLGGVWNNSNPVEVFKKMKNHFER, encoded by the coding sequence ATGATCGTATTAATTGCTCCTGAAAAGGATATTCATAGAGAAATTTTAATTCTAAATCAGCTTTTCGAAGCTGGTTTAGAATACTACCACTTGAGAAAACCCGAAAAAAATTATCAGGAGCATTGTGACTATTTAAATCAAATTGATGTTAAATACCACAATCGAATTGTGGTTCATTATTTTCATGAGTTAATCAATACGTACAATCTAAAAGGCATTCATTTTCAAGAACAAAAAAGAAGAGACCACATAGATAATCCAGGACATTATTTTAAAGAATTAAATATGTTTGGCAAAACGATTAGTAGCTCATTTCATGAACCTGATGACTTAAATAACTGTGAGTTTGAGTTTGACTATCACTTACTAAGCCCTGTTTTTTCTTCAATTTCAAAAGAAGGCTATAAAGGCAGGGGTTTTGATGTAAACCATATTGATAAACGAATTATTGGAATGGGTGGTGTAACAACTGATAATCTCTCTGAGTTTAATAAACTAGGCTTTAATGGGGTTGGTGTTTTAGGAGGTGTATGGAATAACAGTAACCCTGTGGAAGTTTTTAAAAAGATGAAAAATCACTTTGAGCGATAA
- the thiC gene encoding phosphomethylpyrimidine synthase ThiC, with the protein MKTKDTAPKEGKISRNPFPNSKKIYVQGDIHPNIQVAMRAISLSDTKDAMTGKLTPNESVTVYDTSGPYTDPNKDIDIHKGIDPIRKPWILDRNDVEALDQFTSKYSNERLNDTSLDHMRFSLLKKPLRAKEGKNVTQLHYAKQGIITPEMEYIAIRENQRIDEMTEIKKQHKGEHFGASIPSKITAEFVRSEVARGRAIIPSNINHPEAEPMILGRNFLVKINANIGNSAVTSSIEEEVEKAVWACRWGADNIMDLSTGENIHETREWIIRNSPVPVGTVPIYQALEKVNGVAEDLTWEIFRDTLIEQAEQGVDYFTIHAGVLLRYVPMTAKRVTGIVSRGGSIMAKWCLAHHKENFIYTHFEDICAILKQYDVAFSLGDGLRPGSVADANDEAQFAELETLGELTKIARKQEVQCFIEGPGHIPMHMIKENMEKQIEICDEAPFYTLGPLTTDIAPGYDHITSGIGAAMIGWYGCAMLCYVTPKEHLGLPNKEDVRTGVVTYKLAAHAADLAKGHPGSQHRDNALSKARFEFRWEDQFNLGLDPELAREYHDETLPADGAKIAHFCSMCGPKFCSMKISQEIRNFAAENDIVENEVVQKGMEEKSKEFKEKGSEVYL; encoded by the coding sequence ATGAAAACAAAAGACACAGCTCCAAAAGAAGGAAAAATTTCAAGAAATCCATTTCCTAACTCTAAAAAAATCTATGTGCAAGGTGATATACACCCAAACATACAAGTGGCCATGAGAGCCATTTCTCTTAGCGATACTAAAGATGCCATGACTGGGAAATTAACGCCTAACGAATCAGTAACCGTATACGATACTTCGGGACCTTATACAGACCCTAATAAAGACATAGATATCCATAAAGGCATAGATCCTATTCGTAAACCATGGATTTTAGATCGTAATGATGTAGAAGCATTGGATCAATTTACTTCTAAATATAGTAACGAACGCTTAAATGATACCTCATTGGATCATATGCGTTTTTCTTTGCTCAAAAAACCATTACGTGCTAAAGAAGGAAAAAATGTAACCCAATTACATTATGCAAAACAGGGTATAATAACGCCTGAAATGGAATATATAGCGATTCGCGAAAATCAGCGAATTGATGAAATGACTGAAATTAAAAAGCAGCACAAAGGCGAGCACTTTGGAGCTTCAATTCCTTCAAAAATCACTGCCGAATTTGTTCGTTCAGAAGTTGCAAGAGGCCGTGCAATTATTCCTTCTAATATTAATCACCCAGAAGCAGAACCCATGATTTTGGGACGAAATTTTTTAGTAAAAATCAATGCCAACATTGGTAATTCTGCTGTAACATCTTCGATTGAAGAAGAGGTTGAAAAAGCAGTTTGGGCATGTCGATGGGGTGCAGACAATATCATGGATTTATCTACGGGTGAAAACATTCATGAAACTCGGGAATGGATTATTAGAAACTCTCCAGTTCCGGTAGGAACTGTTCCTATATACCAGGCCTTAGAAAAAGTAAATGGCGTTGCCGAAGATTTAACATGGGAAATTTTTAGAGATACCCTGATTGAGCAAGCAGAACAAGGTGTCGATTATTTCACCATTCATGCCGGTGTATTATTAAGGTATGTTCCTATGACTGCTAAACGGGTCACAGGAATTGTTTCTAGAGGTGGTTCTATTATGGCAAAATGGTGTTTGGCACACCACAAAGAAAATTTCATTTACACCCATTTCGAAGATATTTGCGCTATTTTAAAACAATACGATGTGGCCTTTTCTTTAGGGGACGGATTACGTCCAGGTTCGGTTGCAGATGCTAATGATGAAGCTCAATTTGCTGAACTGGAAACACTAGGTGAACTAACCAAAATTGCACGTAAACAAGAAGTACAATGCTTTATTGAAGGTCCTGGTCACATCCCTATGCACATGATTAAAGAAAACATGGAGAAACAAATTGAAATTTGCGATGAGGCTCCTTTTTACACATTAGGTCCATTAACAACAGATATCGCTCCAGGTTATGATCATATTACTTCTGGAATTGGTGCTGCCATGATTGGATGGTATGGCTGCGCTATGCTTTGTTATGTGACTCCAAAAGAACACTTAGGATTACCTAATAAAGAAGATGTTCGAACAGGTGTGGTTACCTATAAGTTAGCTGCACATGCTGCCGATTTAGCAAAAGGACATCCGGGGTCGCAACATAGAGATAATGCATTAAGTAAAGCACGATTCGAATTTCGCTGGGAAGATCAGTTTAATCTAGGTCTAGACCCTGAACTAGCAAGGGAATATCACGATGAAACCTTACCTGCAGATGGGGCTAAAATAGCCCATTTCTGCTCCATGTGTGGGCCTAAGTTTTGTTCGATGAAAATTTCTCAGGAAATACGCAACTTTGCCGCTGAAAATGATATTGTTGAGAATGAAGTCGTTCAAAAAGGTATGGAAGAAAAATCGAAAGAATTCAAAGAAAAAGGAAGCGAAGTATATTTATAA
- the thiS gene encoding sulfur carrier protein ThiS produces the protein MIKISVNETVLEVEESTTISKLLTKIKSPSEGIAFAINNKIIAKERWDSHDFNSNDQVLIIQATQGG, from the coding sequence ATGATTAAAATATCGGTAAATGAGACGGTATTAGAGGTTGAAGAAAGCACCACTATTTCTAAACTACTTACTAAAATCAAGTCGCCTTCAGAAGGTATTGCTTTTGCTATTAACAATAAAATTATAGCAAAAGAACGATGGGACTCACACGACTTCAATTCAAATGATCAGGTTTTAATTATTCAAGCAACTCAGGGTGGTTAA
- a CDS encoding AraC family transcriptional regulator — protein sequence MKKKRRDTENYELIDLIALKTSLKEHISEEIHKIEEEGLTKIERHIVPKYGKGMIIEFHFNNVVISISRYRLNHDFKIYNQGEKNKLQLSFLLEGEKIIGLNNTIEELLYESQECYTAYIKTYAGYNKISGGKPFKEIKITLSESFLRQHGISKEIEFKKLTDNNLIIPITNDLFSVLSDLETKKIKGISRKIYLEAKVLEILAIQINNYKNINIDGLSVQHNKHLKKLYNLKQFLKNNLDKNYSMNQLVKQVGLNESVLRSEFKRVFESTISKYFVEEKMIRAKYLLENTELPIYEIAESVGYKNATHFSAAFKRFYNERPKEFRVKI from the coding sequence TTGAAGAAAAAAAGACGTGATACAGAAAATTATGAACTTATAGATTTAATAGCATTAAAAACAAGTTTAAAAGAACATATATCTGAAGAGATCCATAAAATTGAAGAAGAGGGACTTACAAAAATTGAACGTCATATAGTGCCAAAATATGGTAAAGGAATGATTATAGAATTTCATTTTAATAATGTTGTAATTTCTATAAGCAGATATAGGCTAAACCACGATTTTAAGATTTATAATCAAGGAGAAAAGAATAAACTACAATTATCCTTTCTACTGGAAGGTGAAAAAATAATAGGCTTAAACAATACAATTGAAGAACTTCTTTATGAAAGCCAAGAATGCTACACGGCATATATTAAAACCTATGCTGGATACAATAAAATATCTGGAGGTAAACCATTTAAAGAAATCAAAATTACTTTATCAGAATCGTTTCTAAGGCAACATGGAATAAGTAAGGAAATTGAGTTTAAAAAATTAACCGATAATAATTTAATTATCCCAATAACAAACGATCTATTTTCAGTTTTATCAGATTTGGAAACAAAAAAAATAAAAGGGATTTCACGAAAAATATATTTAGAAGCTAAAGTATTGGAAATACTAGCTATCCAAATTAATAATTATAAAAATATAAATATTGATGGTTTAAGTGTCCAACATAATAAACATTTAAAAAAACTCTATAATCTTAAACAATTTTTAAAGAATAATTTAGATAAAAATTACTCAATGAATCAATTAGTAAAACAAGTAGGGTTGAATGAAAGTGTACTACGAAGTGAATTTAAAAGAGTATTCGAATCTACCATTTCTAAATATTTTGTTGAAGAAAAAATGATTAGAGCTAAATATCTGTTAGAAAATACAGAATTACCAATATATGAAATCGCTGAGAGTGTTGGATATAAAAATGCAACACATTTTAGTGCTGCTTTTAAAAGGTTTTATAATGAAAGACCAAAGGAGTTTAGAGTTAAGATTTAA